The genomic window AGCCAGTCGTTcaagtctggaacaacatgagggcgagcaAATCCTGAAATAATGACACTTTTGAgttcatttcaacattaataagGCAACACAAGGCGGCACATGTTTTACGCATAAATGAAGTGTTTAATGAAAgatcaaattaatgaaaaaagttcatttaCATAATTCAACGTATGTTTTCAAGGTAAATAGAATTTGGGCAGCACATCCAGACTCAATGCCAACACACCAGTCTTTCACCGTGACATTTATCACAGTCTTCATTGCCACATTACTTTACTGACCTtgtattttgtgcatttatgCATGGTATAACACTGCTACCATGTAATCTTATTACACAAATatgcagaatttaaaaaaattcccAGAAACTTGCACCACCGGTTTATacaataccattttaaaaagGAAGTCCAGCAAACTGGTCTTTTCTATTCTACAGTTTCATTCCTTGCTATTCAAAGTAACTAGATTTTAGATACAGTGTGTTCTAGCAGTGCTTGTCCACAGTTTCCATTAGATATCGTTTTCTGTTCTTGGCACTGAAAGTTTCTTCTTGTGCCTTCAACATTGACTTATTTGATTATTTCACTGCGTTGATCACTTGTCTGCTAATTTCAGCAGCAAACATATTAATAACACAAACTATCATTTCGCTGAACATCATGGATATACTTCTGATGCagccaggtcaaaggtcacaatgTTCACATTAGGGTTCAGAAGCCAAACCAGCAACGAACTCCACCAGCGTACGTGTAGGTCTTCCAGACATTCCTTTTCTCAGGTATGGGATTTCATCCTTATTGGTCATGACCCCAGCAATGTCGAGATGAGCCCAATGATCAGCGGTCACAAACTCTCTCAGGAAGGCAGCGGCAGTGCAGGCTCCACCTGAGCTGGGAGGTCACAGACCGGTTCAACATCACGGCACccaaaaacaaatacagtaataacCACAGATTATAGAACAAACACACTGCTGTTCGAAATATTTGGGTTGGTGAGAGTTTCTaatgaaagaagtctctaatgctcaccaaaaatccatttatttgatcaaaatttagGTAAAAAGTTTTAACTGTATTGtactaatgcattataaaaagtcatttattcctgtgatgaatttatggcagccattactgcagtcttaattttcacctgatccttcagaaatcagactAATATGTTAATATGGTGCTtgagtaaaatttttttttattatgatcacATTTGAAAAtggttgtgatgcttaatatttggCAAACATtactgttttcaggattcttcgacgaacagaaaattcaaaagaactacaattatttgaagtattatttttaagggatagttcacccaaaaatgaaaattccattCCAAAACAcctattttggggtgaactataatGTGCCTTTAAAcctcttttacatttttttgatttttgtttatttgtttttttttttaccaatttaatgcatccttgcagaataaacatattcttaataaagtaaaaaattaaaaaaaaatgtaaaaaaaaaaataaagcttagaTAACTCAATGGGCAAACGAGGATCGAAGAAACTGCATTTCTCTTACCGGTATAGACATTTTTCCTATTGAAACAAGTTGTTGGGGCAGGACATACTGAAAATTGCATTTGGTCCGAGTATGTAATATGCTacgcatttaatatataaacattataaatgcactACAAAGTATAAGTGTGTTTTGTATGAATAAAATTGGTCGTTAACATTGTCTTTTCACATACCGTAtgtttctgactataagtcgcacctaagtatcgcactggactataagtcgcatttatttaaccaagaaccaagaggaaacattaccatctccagccgcgagagggcgctctatactgctcagtgtagactacaggagaactgagcagcatagagcgccctctcgcggctgtagacagtaatgttttctcttggttcatgtctcttagatcatttctcttggttcatgtcaaattaattttgctaaataagtcgcacctgactataagtcgcaggaccagccaaactatgaaaaagagtgtgacttatagtccggaaaatacggtaacttaCATAGTGAAGTTGACATTAGgacttctttgtttttgtttttttatatcctTTACTTCACATAACTAGTAGTAACTAGTCCAGTTGAATTTGAGGAAGGGAACATTTGAAGAAGAAGAATACAATGTGTGAAACAGTATGTTTGAGTGTGCATACGTACCGGCTGTACTTTCCAACGTTGTTCAGATCTGCCAGAGCGCACTCAGTTATTTGTTTGGTGTAGTGCTGAAAGAGTGGCATCCTCCAAACCCTGTCACCAGTAACAATGCTTGCCTAGGAGAATACACAAAACACATATGACGACATTAGCTCACACAAAGCCTTCCAATCTGAAAGGATCACGTCAATGAAGAATAGTATTCAAGTCATTTTATGACGTTGCTAATTACCTTTTGCAGCCGCTcccacagccaatcagagtttGTAAACACTCCTGCAGCAGCAGAACCTAAGGCCACATCCACGGCACCTGCCAGAAgaacaaagacagagagaaaccATCAATAGGAGTCTATGTTTACTTAAAAGCATCAATGCAGCTTGTGTGTCGGTACCTGTAAGTGTAGCCGCATTGATTATTGCTCTGGGCTTGAAACTGTGAGCATAACACAGAGCATCAGCCAAAATCAGTCTGCCCTCCGCATCAGTGTTGTCAACCtaccaaagaaaaaagaaactaaatactTATTCACCAAGGACACCAGAACGATAAAAGTAAAGAATTTGGAGATtgtcacaaaaacatttaattaaataaactctgttcttttggatttttaattaatcatatcaaaaatgtattatcaCAATTTCTGCAaatttattacactttttttccaaCATtgcgaataataataataataatagaaaaaaagtatTGAGCACAGAATGATCTGAAAAATCAAATCTAATTTAACTCCAGATAATGTTGGCAGCATTAGTTATGTAAAACAGTAATGCATATCGGTATTGTATGTGCGAGTGCAGAATACCTGAATGGTTTTGCCATTTTTGGCACGGACAACGTCACCCGGTTTGTTTGCTTTTCCACTTGGCATGTTTTCACAGAGTGGTGCCAAACCTGAAATAAGGAACATGAGATTAGTTTGTGTGTGAATGGTTGCAGTGGCCAGTGTCTAGTGCAGTGGACGGACCAATGATATTGATTGGGAGTTTGAGAGCGGCTGCCGTCACGAGAGCAGAGCACACAGTGGCTGCTCCGCCCATATCTGCTCGCATGGCATCCATGCCCGAAGACGGCTTCAGAGAGATACCACCACTGGAATTAAACAGacaatcaaaaattatctgaGATTCAAATTCCCAACTACTCATGTTTCTAGGTTCTCTACAGATGCAGTTACCTGTCAAAGGTGATTCCTTTTCCCACTAGCACAAGAGGAGGCTGTGCAGAGTCTAAACTGCCTTTGTAATGCAGCTCGAGAAAGACAGGGGGCTCCTCTGAGCCTTTAGACACACTGAGAAAAGCCCCCATTTGCTCACTCTCAATCCAAGACTGAGGCCTTAAAAAACGAGAGGGAAACGAACGCAGAAATGTGATGTGTCGAGTCAGCATTAATGAATAGAGCGATTGATTTTAAGACTACCTCTTGTGGACGGTCACTATATGAGCAAAGGGTGAGAGTTTCTGTTCTATAGTGTTGGCGAATGCTGTGGGAGTGATGTGATTTGCTGGAGCTTCCATTAGTTGCCTGGCCAGGTTCTGCCCGTCCCCATACAGAACACCTTTCTGCCATGCTGCTGAATCCACACTGCAAAGAAACAGGAAAGAAGACAATAAAGAGCCAGAATTCTTAGGATGAGTGTGAGGTGCAGCATGTGTGTGACTTTATTACAATTCATGCTATAAATGTCCTGGGAATTTGTGAATATCTAAACATCTGCGTTTTACGTACCTCCCGTATGGTTGGGTCGTGACACGGACCTTCTTCTTGGTTTTGAACTCATCATACTCAAAAAGTCCGAGCACAGCGCCCTCTGCTGCTGACTGGCCATCTCCACAAGGGTCCACCTCCACATGAGCCACCTCCAGATCCTGAAGCTGCCTGCATCCCGCTGTACAAAACACAGGCAAACTTGTTTAGACAGGCAATTTGAAATAGTACATTAAAAATCATGTTCTCAATTTCCAACACATGTATTATGAAAACACAAACTACTTCAATGAACtcagaaaaaaaatgctgtggtCACTATTAGACATTTTTAGCTTACTTTAGGACCATTTATGTAGATCTATATTTTTTATGACAGTTAAGCATTGTGTCTATATAATTTACATTAGGAGTTTTTGTTGCAATTCAAATTCTTTTCAgaaatattatactatattttaatcattaattataatataaaaacacacatatacacacacacacatatatatatatattttctatataaaaattGTGATCTagttaaaaatatacatacagaCCATTTTGAATGATAAAACAATAGCATTTTAGCACAGAGGACCTAACGTATTTCcagatttatatttataacttGTACAAGGTCTTAGAATCTAAAAAGGATTTTTGACAATTTTgataaaaactaatgaaaatcTTGTTGAAATAGTTTTATGAATAGCAGGAAATAGTAATGGGTAAATAACATCATGACATTGAAATggtctacatacacacacacacacacacaaacacacagacactagtttaaacacattaacaaataataaaactatataaacagGGATTTTAATGACGTTGCATTCTAAATACACAGAAATTAATATAGAGACAGTTCCACTTTGCAGCTATTAACAGCTTCCACTCTTCGTGGAAAGCTTTCCACAAGAATACAATTAAATTGTGCATTACAGTAATAGAGAGCAGAATAAACAACATTCCAAACACATTGATTCTTGAttttctttaatcaaaatctaatTTCTTCTGATTTGGGGGCAAAATCCTAACCTGACATTATGTTCCTAACAGGGCCTTGTGAGATTTAGCCGAACAAAACAATGGCATTCACCTGATACAGCTGCACGGATGCTTTCCTTACAGTTGTCCCAGTTCTCTTTTCCACACACACCTGTGCCGCTCTTACCAAGACCAACAACAACCACACTAGGGAAgtcctttaaaagaaaaaataaaagagttgACTGATATTAATCTTGTCATCAGTTATCTAAAGGACATCCAAGATCATTCAGATGTGGGGTCAGACCTGATGTAAACCATAGAAGATCCTGCTTTTGCCTTTTTTCAGGGGAGGTCCAGATCTacagaacagagaaaaaaaattaaagaatagATGGCGGGAAAAAAATGAGAAGAACAGTAAATATGCTCTAGAAGTCAAATCAGTGGCTTACATTGTCAGTATTTCTGACAGTTTTCCTGAGATCGAGCTGTCAAACGAAGCAGCAGCCTCCGTCAAAAGTATCCCTTCATCGTCTGACTGTTTCTCATACACTCCAAGAACTAAACCCTGAATAAACCCATTCagatataacaataaaaacaaaactactgACTTGTTAAAGACCTTATATGTGTAAAGAGAGACATTTAGCTGATGATACGAGTACTGAAACCTACTTTTCTTGTATTAATGGAAGTGGCATGAGACTCCGAGAAAAATCTATAGTTGTGTTGTCGGATTGCCGTGAGTAAAATTCTTCGAAATGGTATCAACATCTTctctgaatttataaaaacacACTCAACCGTGATTCAGGAGATAATTCTGAGAGAGCCTTGTGTACACGTGACATTAGAAGGTTGAAAATCGCACACAGTCGCAGATACCGACGTCATCAAAAGACGACATtctattccaaaataaaagtctcattGACCTTAAAGGAACTTGTGACCTGCTTTGCCCTCTGTAAcgataaatatgaaaataataataataataataaaaaagtggtgTAAGTAAGAGATAATCTCATGTTTAATTAAACTGAACCaaacttattttttgtatttactaTAAAATTGAAACAATAACTCCAATCTGTATGCTGTAATAATACAAAACTCATATCAATCATAAACTGTCaatgataataaaatgtttagctctaacatatacacattttaatcttaaatgatgaaacaacacatttaaatgaaatatttgaaaaattgttTTCATAGAAAATGTTTATGTCCGACTTAAAATCAGGCCACATTTCTCATATTTCACATATCTTAAAAAAACAGTATAAGACCAGTATTTGTGAATATGTGCAAACAACCTAATATGGGTTTATACATATATGGCtcctttaagaaagaaaaaaagtgtgattaatCTCATCAAACATTATAATTTGAGGTACCACTGgaataaaatgtcttaaaaaaataatgcagaaaGTGTACAAAAATTAAGCATACAACACAGACCACTTGCAACACTATTTAGCTGTTGCACACAATTTTATAAGTTAACTGATGGGGCCCGTTTGTGCGTATGTTGCAGGTTACTGCGCATGACTTTTGGACTGCTCGCGAGAAGTAGGCTTGGCCTAAATGTTTTCATCCTGTTCGAAACCAAAATAGGTCTCTCCGATGTAAGGTAAAATCTAAGAGAAGTCTGAACTGGCCATGTATATGGCGTTTTGAGCATGAACTGAATGCGTATGGATTTTGCAGCGACCAGGAGGAGCTTCCGTTCGCCTCGCGTGACACTTTAGGCCCGTTGACCCACATTCATGAGAGCGCTCGAGGAAGTGCGCGCATGAAATTCAGCATTGCTTTTCTCGCTATTGCACTGCTTACTCAACCCAATGAATGACTGCACGGAACCGTAATCTCGGAATCACAGAGCACCTGTGTCTTTGAGTGTGAGAGTGTTTTTTTGGTAGGTaccaaatatgtttatattttgataaaGGCGGTAACATCAGTTTCCGGGAAAcacatgctgctgctgctgtgcagGAATACCCAAAGAAAACAGTGTAACATTTTGTGAAGTATTGAAAAGTAGTCTCTTTAAGTAGTTTAGATGTGACAGTTTATCCACTGACGTGACATTTCAATTTTCATTGCGACACACGTTTGATTTAATCAGGATGTTTTCGCACAACGTCAGCGTCCTTTTTAAGAGTCTTGACAGACTCGTGAAATTAATGGATGGTATGttttttataacagcagtttgcaTTGGTTTAACTAGAATGACCAGCAtaatgtcaagtcacctttatttgtacagcgctttatacaatacaaaagctttacagtgtcaaacagggaAACGGATTGTTAggaatgcaagaggacaataacaaagTCATTTTTCATTGTTGATTCAGCGATGTCATCATCCAATAGTGTCTCTGCGATCAAGCCTACAATATTGACCGAAATTAAACGTTCCCAAGTAAGGAAGCCAAAGGAGACAGTTGTAGGGAACTATAGCTCTCATCAGTGACAGAGATAGAGGAAAAATCTTGGGACAAAATCAGATAGTTCTTctctggccagatgaaaccagcatggCAAGggttaattccaggctgcagcactGGTCAGATAGTGCAGAGGACTCGTCTGGTTCCCGTGGTCTTGAGGTGATGAGGTCTTCGCAGGGGATCTGTCTCTTTCAGTAGAGGCTTTTAAATTCTATAATGACCATGATTAGTTTGATGCATAGAACTGTGTGACTTTTTGAAACCGCAACAATTCCtatatatgttttgtaaattAGACTATTTATGCTGAGTTAGTGATaattatggaagcatatgggtagcattattcaatttaggatgtaatatgcaaaatgacaatgcaatatgtaaaatggcaatgcatttctgtatttacatttacatttttcaatacatctgtgcaacgtttggtgcaaaatgaaaatgaaaattaaattacataattttcatttgccatttactacaccagttttaatatgtaaaatgaatattaattttaacgctttataagttgcaaaattaaaatgaaaatgtattacagaaatgattagatatgtctaacatgttaaagcaaaaactgtggcaaaatgatcatttaaatgctatttttcttaattgcattaacactcacagtcaagacacttacgattgcattttcattcggtgtcccgcaatgaatgtagcaaaactcaatgtgcacattgaaaatgcattccgagccgatcacgtgtccccgccctcgcgccacgtcaatcattgtgtgaacaaggcggggcttacagaaggtcagagactcaagtctcaagaagaggattcaatcaagtgagacaacatggacaagacagttggtccgtgtatgttttgatcatttcggtttatggcttcaatatttcattcggacttgtgggcggagctgaaacgctgctttcatctgattggtcgaatgttaattagcataatatttgaatcagatgtagctgggcacataattcgtgctgctgagacctgcaaattatttctaggttgtagtattgtatgaatattgtcccactgataaaaacagtgcaaatagttctgtccctttggataacagtaaagtggaaataaatatagttaaatttatgaaataaaattaaataggattttttgggaaggtaagtctggccagttatacaagcaacacgagtcggacgagtctaaagatatgagctgaattgggtgaaacatttaagttctagtctgtgtcaattactctcataataaataataataataatgttaactgtatttttcggtataagttgcatcagtccaaaaattcgtcatgacgagggaaaaaaacatatataagtcgcactggactatatgtcacatttattcaagaccaagagaaaacattaccgtctacagccgcgagagggcgctctgggataggctacaggagcactgagcagcatagagctaattttactatttttatttagaaatgtaactatattcatttttacaattatttattaatgtcacacacacacacatacctagtgctttatgacttaaaagatgagagtggtaaatgttacagacatggaactgttcagtctattattgattttaatttccacttcactgttatccaaagggacagaactatttgcactgtatttattagtgggacaatattcatacaatactacaacctagaaataatttgcaggtctcagcagcacgaatttgcccagctacatctgattcaaatattatgctaattaacagtgagcgtagtttcagacatttcagtgcttcactcgcactgactcttattctgcctgaaagaatgacaagaccgagctgaaggctgtcagatgaaaaccgatctgattcgaccaatcagatgaaagcagcgtttcagctccgcccacaagtccgaatgaaatattgaagccataaaccgaaatgatcaaaacatacacggaccaactgtcttgtccatgttgtctcacttgattgaatcctcttcttgagacttgagtctcagaccgtctgtaagccccgccttgttcacacaatgattgacgtggcgcgagggcggggacacgtgatcggctcggaatgcattttcaatgtgcacattgagttttgctacattcattgcgggacaccgaatgaaaatgcaatcgtaagtgtcttgactgtgagtgttaatgcaattaagaaaaatagcatttaaatgatcattttgccacagtttttgctttaacacgttagacatatctaatcatttctgtaatacattttcattttaattttgcaacttataaagctttaaaattaatattcattttaaattttaaaactggtgtagtaaatggcaaatgaaaattatgtaatttaattttcattttcattttgcaccaaacgttgcacaaatgtattggaaaatgtaaatgtaaatacagaaatgcattgccattttacatattgcattgtcattttgcatattacatcccaaattgaataatgctacccatatgcttccataataATGTGGCATCATGCTCTATGTGCCCATTAATTAACCTTTCACCTCTGACTGGAGCTACAGTGACCAAAAAGATTCAGAGAAGTAATATTTAACAACACTGTTAATTTGTCATTCAGTTATCTTCTGTTTTGTGTCTGCAGCCTTTCAAATTGGCAGGTCCTCTTCACCAATGTCTTCCCAATGCATCAGGTTTTTTAACCCCAGACTGATCCATGAGACGGCGTTATCATGAGCTCCAGGTACAGCTGAAATAATcttcacatacagtattgttaaAAAGAAttgggctcagtaagattttattgAAGGTTTTGAATGAATACTGTTATTCTCAACGAGGCTGtgttaatgtgatttaaaatacagtcaaatcTGTAGTGTTGAGGGAAGTATcagtacagtttaaaataacagctttctaTTGCAACATATTTTAAGctgtagtttatttctgtgatgcaaagctgaattgtcagcatcattactccattcttcagtgtcacatgatccttcagaaatcatccagatatactgatttggtgatcaatgtt from Carassius auratus strain Wakin chromosome 1, ASM336829v1, whole genome shotgun sequence includes these protein-coding regions:
- the LOC113106603 gene encoding cytosol aminopeptidase-like, whose protein sequence is MLIPFRRILLTAIRQHNYRFFSESHATSINTRKGLVLGVYEKQSDDEGILLTEAAASFDSSISGKLSEILTISGPPLKKGKSRIFYGLHQDFPSVVVVGLGKSGTGVCGKENWDNCKESIRAAVSAGCRQLQDLEVAHVEVDPCGDGQSAAEGAVLGLFEYDEFKTKKKVRVTTQPYGSVDSAAWQKGVLYGDGQNLARQLMEAPANHITPTAFANTIEQKLSPFAHIVTVHKRPQSWIESEQMGAFLSVSKGSEEPPVFLELHYKGSLDSAQPPLVLVGKGITFDSGGISLKPSSGMDAMRADMGGAATVCSALVTAAALKLPINIIGLAPLCENMPSGKANKPGDVVRAKNGKTIQVDNTDAEGRLILADALCYAHSFKPRAIINAATLTGAVDVALGSAAAGVFTNSDWLWERLQKASIVTGDRVWRMPLFQHYTKQITECALADLNNVGKYSRSGGACTAAAFLREFVTADHWAHLDIAGVMTNKDEIPYLRKGMSGRPTRTLVEFVAGLASEP